A window of Bacillota bacterium genomic DNA:
ACGATATCCTTGGAAAACCTTCACACTGCCATCGTCCATCTCGACAGGCACCGCCACCTCAAGGAACCTGAGGGGTTGCTTCAGGAGATCGTATACTGCTGGCTCAAGACCGAGAGCCTTGACAGCCTCAGCCACCTGGCTCTTTACGATCTCATAGGGGTTGATGTTCTCGGACACAGACAAACCCTCCCTTGCTTTCCTTCTCTAGTTTAGGGAAAAAATCACTCCAGTCACTACCTACCCCCTCGTTCCTGAGGCCCCTCCAGGGATCCTGCAGTGGCGAAACCCACCTCTAGGGCCTTCAGGTTCACGTCGGCGGTCCCCTTGGGCACCCTGTCCAGAACAGCAGTGGTCAGGGCATCCCTGGAGACGACGCCGGAAAGCCCCACAAGAAGCCCAAGAGCCACTATGTTGGCGGTAATGGCCTTGCCGACCTTTTCCCGGGCCAAGGCCGTTATGGGCACACAATAGGCACTACACGTGGCACAACCGGTGTCCGGAACCCCACCGGAGTCCACCACCAGGAGGCCGCCGGGTTTCACGTCCGAGGAGTATCGATCGAAGGCCTCCTGGGTCATGACCAGCAGGACGTCAGGCCTGGAGACCTTGGGATAGTCTATGTCACCGTCATCGATGACCACCTCTGCCTTGCTGGCGCCTCCCCTTGATTCCGGGCCGTAAGACTGGCTCTGCACAGCGTTGAGCCCATCATGTATTGCGGCCGCCTCAGCCAGGATGATGCCGGCCAGGATCAACCCCTGGCCACCCTCACCGGCCAGCCTGACCTCCACGCGCATCAGGAACGACCCCCCTTCAGGCGAGCCATGGCAGTGTCGATGACCCGCTGGTATTCCTCGGTGAATTCCTCCCTGGGAGCCTTCTTCAGCACGCCCGTGACGATCTTTCCTTTAAGCTCCTGGGGGTCCTTGGTTGCCGCGGCCTTCACGGGGACCGAATTCTTCTTGTACCACTCGAGCATATCCACGGCAGACCCTAGCTTGTTCCTCCGGCCGTAGTAGGTTGGGCACTGGGAATAGGCCTCAACAAAGCTGAACCCCTTGTTCTCCAGGGCCAGGGCTATGAGGTCCACCAGCTGTGTCACGTGATAGGCGGTACCCCTGGCCACAAAGGTAGCCCCCGCCGCAGCCACAAGGTCACACAGGTCAAAGGGATGATCCACATTACCGTAGGGAGCCGTCGTGGCCATGTGCCCAAATGGCGTAAGGGGCGAGTGCTGGCCGCTGGTCATCCCGTAGACATTATTGTTGAAGCACACTGTGGTGATGTCCACATTCCGCCTGCAGGCGTGGATCAGGTGGTTTCCCCCGATGGCAGCGGCGTCCCCGTCCCCGGTGACCACCACCACCTTGAGATCAGGCCGGGCAATCTTGATCCCTGTGGCAAAGGCCAGGGCCCGGCCATGGGTTGTGTGCAGGGTATCGAAATCCATGTACCCCGTGGCCCTGGAAGAACAGCCGATCCCGGAGACCATCACCGTCTTGTCCCTGTCAATTCCCACCTTTTCGATGGCCCTCAAGATTGCGCCCAGGAGTATGCCGTGACCACAGCCCGGGCACCAGATATGGGGCAAGAGACGCTGCCTCAGGTACTTCTCGGCAATAGCACTCATGGGGCAACCCTCCTCACAGCCTCAAGTACCTCCGGTGGAGTGAAGAGCTCCCCGTCAACCCGGGACAATCCCTCAACCCTGCATTGTCCCTTGGAGGCCCTGTCTACCTCAATGACTATCTGGCCCAGGTTCATCTCCGGTACCAGGATGGCCTTGACCCGTCCCGCCAGGTCCCGGATGGCCTCTTCCGGGAATGGCCACAGGATCCCCAGTTTCACTAGGCCTGCCTTGATGCCCTGGGCCCTGGCCATCCTTACCGCACGTAGCGCGACCCTCACCGGAGAACCGTATGCCACCACGGCAACCTCGCAGTCATCGCAGGACTCTGACCACACCGATGCCAGCTGGGCCCTGCGCCTCTCCACCTTCTGGCACACCCTGGCCAGCAACTGGGCGGCCTTGGGGCCCCTGTCGATGGGAAACCCGTCCTCCCCGTGATAAAGGCCGGTAACGTGGAACCGGTAGCCCGCGCCGAAGGCAGCCATTGGGGGCACATCGGAGCGCGAAACATCGTAGGGCCTGTACTCCCCGGGTTCAACATCAGGCCCAGGCCTCTCTAGTATGGTAACCTTCTCGGGGATCACCATCTTCTCTCTCATGTGGCCAATGACCTCATCCATCAAGAGGATGGTGGGAGTCCTGAGGGTCTCCGAGGCATTCACCGCGTCTATTGTGAAGTGATAGGCCTCCTGTACGGAAGACGGGCAGTACACGACTGTGGGGTGGTCGCCGTGGGTGCCCCAGCGGGCCTGCATGACATCTCCCTGAGCAGGGCAAGTCGGCAGCCCCGTGGATGGGCCCACCCTCTGGACGTTCACCACCACACAGGGCACCTCCGCCAGGGCAGCATATCCCAGGTTCTCCTGTTTGAGACTGAAGCCCGGGCCCGACGTGGCAGTCATGGACTTCACTCCCGCCAGCGAGGCACCAATGACCGCCGCCATGCTGGCTATCTCATCCTCCATCTGCACGAACTTGCCTCCCACTTGGGGGAGGCGAAGGGCGAGCGTTTCCGCGATCTCTGTCGATGGTGTGATGGGGTAGCCTGCGAAGAACCGGACACCCGCCCTTATGGCGGCCTCGGCGCAGGCCTCATTCCCCTGTAATAAAACAACCTTGCCTTCACTCATCAGTCTCACCTTCGTCAAGGACGATGGCGAAATCGGGGCAGCGAAGCTCGCACAGGCGACAGCCGGTGCAGGCCTCCGGGTCAATCACCACAGCCTTGCCGGCATCCCCCTCCCCCAGTACAGCCTTGGGACAGAAGGCTATGCAGATCCCGCAGCCTTTGCACCACTTCGAATTGATGATCACCTTGTGCTTCTTCTCGGCGGTCTTCAAACCGTCATCACTCCCCATCAGTATCTGCTCTTTCTTTCGAGGAGGGTTGACTTGAGGAGGTTGATGGAACCGGCATCAGGCCGGTAGATGAACTCAACCACCTCGGTCCCGTTGGGACACAGCCTCTCTACCTCTTTCTTCCTTCCAGGGCTCACCATGACGATGCTCAAGTCCTCCAGGAATTCCTTTAGGTCCTCTTCGTTCCTTGAGGTTAGGAAGGAGAACTCCAGATCTATCCCGCCGTTGGTCAGGGACTTGGCCACCCGTTCAGAGAAGGCCTCAGACAGGCAGACCAGTCCTACCTTCTGGCCGGGCCGCACCCTGGCCATGCGTACCATGG
This region includes:
- a CDS encoding 4Fe-4S dicluster domain-containing protein, whose translation is MKTAEKKHKVIINSKWCKGCGICIAFCPKAVLGEGDAGKAVVIDPEACTGCRLCELRCPDFAIVLDEGETDE
- a CDS encoding 2-oxoacid:acceptor oxidoreductase subunit alpha; translation: MSEGKVVLLQGNEACAEAAIRAGVRFFAGYPITPSTEIAETLALRLPQVGGKFVQMEDEIASMAAVIGASLAGVKSMTATSGPGFSLKQENLGYAALAEVPCVVVNVQRVGPSTGLPTCPAQGDVMQARWGTHGDHPTVVYCPSSVQEAYHFTIDAVNASETLRTPTILLMDEVIGHMREKMVIPEKVTILERPGPDVEPGEYRPYDVSRSDVPPMAAFGAGYRFHVTGLYHGEDGFPIDRGPKAAQLLARVCQKVERRRAQLASVWSESCDDCEVAVVAYGSPVRVALRAVRMARAQGIKAGLVKLGILWPFPEEAIRDLAGRVKAILVPEMNLGQIVIEVDRASKGQCRVEGLSRVDGELFTPPEVLEAVRRVAP
- a CDS encoding 2-oxoacid:acceptor oxidoreductase family protein, with product MRVEVRLAGEGGQGLILAGIILAEAAAIHDGLNAVQSQSYGPESRGGASKAEVVIDDGDIDYPKVSRPDVLLVMTQEAFDRYSSDVKPGGLLVVDSGGVPDTGCATCSAYCVPITALAREKVGKAITANIVALGLLVGLSGVVSRDALTTAVLDRVPKGTADVNLKALEVGFATAGSLEGPQERGGR
- a CDS encoding 2-oxoacid:ferredoxin oxidoreductase subunit beta — protein: MSAIAEKYLRQRLLPHIWCPGCGHGILLGAILRAIEKVGIDRDKTVMVSGIGCSSRATGYMDFDTLHTTHGRALAFATGIKIARPDLKVVVVTGDGDAAAIGGNHLIHACRRNVDITTVCFNNNVYGMTSGQHSPLTPFGHMATTAPYGNVDHPFDLCDLVAAAGATFVARGTAYHVTQLVDLIALALENKGFSFVEAYSQCPTYYGRRNKLGSAVDMLEWYKKNSVPVKAAATKDPQELKGKIVTGVLKKAPREEFTEEYQRVIDTAMARLKGGRS